ACAAAGTCACAGTTTCTGTCAAGAAGAAAGCTCTTAATATGATCTTGGCTCATTTCCTTGAAAGCTTTGGCTAGCTCATTTGCCGCCCCAACAAAGTTTGAGCCTCTATCACATCGTATATGATATACATTGCCACGTAAGGCAATAAAGCATCTTAAAGAGTTAATAAAGGCATATGTCGACATATCATCTACTAATTCCACGTGCACTGCACGACTCTGGAGACAAACAAAGATGACACCATACTTCTTCAGAGACTTCCTGCCTTCCTTCACAAGAAAGGGACCAAAGCAGTCCAGTCCTACCTGCATGAAAGGTGAAGATGGGTCTGTTCTGTCAGAGGGCAAATCTGCCATCTTTTGCACTTCAGTATTTCGTCTAAGACGGCGACATGCGACACAATTGTGAATGACTGCCGAGACTACCGATCTGCTGGAGACTATCCAGTATTCAGCAGACCGGATAGCTGCCATTGTTGTAGTCCTACCTTGATGAGCAGCCTTTCTGTGGTAGTGTTCAGTAATTAGTTTGGTGATATGTCCTTCTCTTGGTAGAACAATAGGATGTTTCTCTCTATAGAGCATAGAAGAGAATTTCATTCTACCACCAACACGAATGACTCCATTCTCATCAATGAAAGGATCTAATCTCCACATTGAGCCTGATTGTTCAACCATCTTATCCCTCGTTAGTTTTTCATAGTCCTTTTGCATGGTAGCTCGTTGCACTGAACTTATCAGCCATATTTTGGTACGTTCCAGCAACTCAACACTGAGATGAACATGATATTTAAATCTACTTTTAATGGTACCATAAACCAAGGCAGCACAGCGAACCGCAGAAGTCCATCGTGATAATTTTTCAACAGTGTCGAGTATAGCAGATTGAGTATCAGAGTTGATCACATGAAGGTATGCTggattttttaactttacttcTGGATCATCATCATGAACCAAGAACTCTGCAGGATTCTTCGCTGAAAAATCCTTTTGCAATAGGAATTCAGGCCCCGACAACCAGAAAGATCTTAGAAATGAAGAGGCTTCAAGACCTCGAGAAGCAAAATCAGCAGGGTTTGATTGGCTTTCAACCCAGTTCTATTGAGTGGTAGGAATAAGTTGTCGGATTTTTTTGCAACTCTGTTTGCAACAAAAACATGGAAGCGCCTTGACTCATTTGCTAGGTAACCTAATACAATCTTAGAGTCAGTCCACAAAAAACCCTCACAGTGCAAAACATCAAGCTCTGCCTGAAGATATGCATGTTGCTTGGCAGCAAGCACTCCTGCTTGTAGTTCAAGGCGTGGTATGGTGGTTACTTTGAGAGGTGCTACTCTAGATTTGCCCATGAGAAAGGAACAGCAGACGTTTCCAAACCTGTCCTTCTGCCTCAAATAGGAACAAGCACCATACCCAATGGAACTAGCATCTGCAAATGTGTGTATTTGAGATAAGATGACACTCCCGCTGAGACTGGCTGGTTTGAGACACCTGGGAATTGAAATTCTGGATACAGAGTTGAACTGACCTCTCCATTTCTTCCAGTTATCTTCAAGAGTTTTAGGTAATTTTTGATCCCATCCCAGCTTTTCCTTGCAAGCCATCTGGAGAATGTACCTTCCTTCTAACAATAGTGGGGAGAGAACACCAATGGGGTCAAAGATAGTCGCGATTCCCGATAGGACATTCTGTCTAGTGCAAGAACAGCAGTCGATTTTGAAGTCAAATTGAAATGTGTCTGTGTCTAGACACCATTGAATACCCAAGGTTCTCTCTATTGCAGGAAGCAGTGAGTACGATGAATTGGGTTCACCTGCCCAATCTTCCTTGGGAAAGGCTTGCATCACCTGTCTCTCATTTGAAAGAAGTTTATGAACTCGAACATTTCCCTTCATGCAAATAGACTGAGTTGCCTTGACTAGGTTGATGGCTTCAGAAATAGTGGGTACACTTATCAGGCCATCGTCTACATAAAAGTTTCTATGAATGAAAGATCCAGCAGAAGAATCTTTTTTTGCATAGTCAGAAGCTAGTTGCTTAAGAGCAAATTTGGCTACTGCAGGGGAGGAACGTGCTCCAAATAGGTGCACACACATTCTGTAGACTACTATCTTGGTAGGATCAGTGGGACTAAACCACAGGAATCTCAAGTAGTCCCGATACTTGGGCAGCACCTTGAAGTgatgaaacattttttctatatcACAAGCTACCGCTACGTGTTCTAGCCTAAATCTTGTTAGTACTCCGAGTAAATCATTGTTCAAGTCAGGGCCCTGCAAAAGGTACTCGTTTAAGCTGATACCTTGATATTCCGCACTACAGTCAAATACTACACGtagtttgtttttctttttgtgaTATACACCATGATGTGGTATATACCAGCATGGACCAGCTGCAGAACTCGAAGCGATTTTGGCTTCCCCACGAGAAATTATGCCGTTCATGAACTCCTTTTAATCTCTTTCAAAGGACGCTGATTTGGCAAATTTGGACTGAAGACAGTGAAGTCTGTGCAGAACGACCTTGTAGTTATGGGCACTCAAATTACCCCTTGTTTTAAGGGAAGGGGTAGGTAGTAGTAGCCATTGTTAAGCTGCACCACTTCTTTATTCATTATCGACAGAAAAGCCATATCTTCCTGTGAAACAAAATCATCTTTGACAGGCACACTGAAATCACCTTCTAATTTCTTCAGAAGTTCAGAGGAAGTTAATTCCTCCGAGCTTATTCGGTGTGAGAGGGTTGAGTGAATGGACTTTGGTTGTTTCTGAGTGCTGGGTGTAAAGGAACCTACTAAGCACCAACCTAGGGCTGTCTTTACTGCATATGGTAAATTTCCTTTGGCTGGTATGAATTCAACTGGAGATAGAGCTCTGCTACAATTATAGCCTATCAGTAGACCAACACCGCAATCTAGAAGCGGTGGTATTTGATCTGCAATGCGATGTAGGTGTGGTATTCTTTGAGCTAATTTATTAGTTGGTATGTGATCAATGTTATGTGGAATTGAATCCCTAGTGTAACATGTAGAGATATCAATGCTTTCTTTAGAGGTGTACCCTCTGATAATTATATCAGTAAGTTTGTCACATTTTACATTTGAGCCTTGGCTTGTCatagttaatatttttaaagtcgTAGGAGTAATACTGTTTGATTTGAGCTGCCTAGCGACTTCATTGGTTATAAATGTAACATCAGATTGAGTGTCTAACAATGCATATGTCAGATGTTTTTTGCTGGGGTTTGAGCGTGTGGAAACCCACACTGGAATTATCATGGTACAGAGTCCTGTGTTTTGCATGCTGCTTGCAGCTGAATTGCAGTGTGCATTATTAGCATGCTGATTGTTGTTCACAATTTCCTGAGTTTTTGTTTTGCTTCTATATAGTATGGTGGCATGCCTTCCACCACATTGGTCGCATAACTTATTCACTCTGCACTGGTTAGCGAAGTGATTCTGTGCCAAACACACAAAGGATAATCTTTTACTAGTCACTAAAGAATACTTGTCATCTATGGGCAGTTGCTCAAACTTGGGACACTGTGCCAGTTTGTGAGATATTGAGTTGCACATTGCACATGGTTCGGCATCTGACAGACTGTTATCCCGATGAGTCACGGCAGATGCAAGAGCATGGTGACGCCTTTGATCGGTATTGTGGCTTCTTGGCTGTGGGGTTGGCCTAAGAGACTGTAGTGAGGTAACAGGATTGCAGGCTATATCTGCTTCTAACCTAATGAAATTTTCAAACTCCGAAAATGGAGGAAAACAATTGTGAGCAATCTGGTATTTTGAGGCGTTGCGATTCCACAAATTAACAAGCCAATCTGGCAGTAGACACAACATCTTTCGGTTTTCTCGGTTGTCATCTAGAAGTTTTAGCTCAGGTATCTCAAACATAGCAGCGTTACACTGCCCGAGGAAGTCAGAAAATCTGCGAAGTGCTGCACCATCTCGTGCGGAAATCTTTGGCCAGTTTTCCAGCCTTGTACGGAAAGCCTCCGATATAACAAAACTGTTTCCATAGCGCCTATCTAGCACTGCCTGGGCATCTGAGTATGCACTTCTTGAATCTAAGGTAAAATAACCGCTGATAGCCTCAGCAGCTTCACCTGAGACATACCTTTGAAGGTAGAATAGGTTTTTCCTGTCTGACAAACCTCTATACACAATCATAGCATTAAAAGCCTTTTTCCAGTCCTTGTATTTAAGGGTTTCTCCTGTGAATACAGGTGGTTCTGGGGTGGGCAATTTTGACATTGCGAGCGACTGAGTAAAGGCTTTAATTATATCACTAAGCTGTATATTAGTGGCTTCTGTACCACTATTATTGTTGCAAGTAGAAGAATAACAACTTATTGCTTGACTGTTCTGATCATTATCTGGTACATTTCTGTTGTTTGAAAGGTCATGACCTAATTGACTGCTAAAT
The sequence above is drawn from the Watersipora subatra chromosome 5, tzWatSuba1.1, whole genome shotgun sequence genome and encodes:
- the LOC137397094 gene encoding uncharacterized protein, whose product is MASNASLDGLRGLRKFELQSMLSKLKLPVHGTKAELIQRIALYNTKCEIDDQFKTAKIEISKIELEMTRLHSIIKPTKNMTSTPQHGAQPNKTPGDIFIRKIEQPSVRFLPQSTTDSDLIRESEKSMTNIPMELTLGDHGRINKPTPVPRQSVYMPITSSDNSHKSSSPNVAPKPAPRKSLTKFSSQLGHDLSNNRNVPDNDQNSQAISCYSSTCNNNSGTEATNIQLSDIIKAFTQSLAMSKLPTPEPPVFTGETLKYKDWKKAFNAMIVYRGLSDRKNLFYLQRYVSGEAAEAISGYFTLDSRSAYSDAQAVLDRRYGNSFVISEAFRTRLENWPKISARDGAALRRFSDFLGQCNAAMFEIPELKLLDDNRENRKMLCLLPDWLVNLWNRNASKYQIAHNCFPPFSEFENFIRLEADIACNPVTSLQSLRPTPQPRSHNTDQRRHHALASAVTHRDNSLSDAEPCAMCNSISHKLAQCPKFEQLPIDDKYSLVTSKRLSFVCLAQNHFANQCRVNKLCDQCGGRHATILYRSKTKTQEIVNNNQHANNAHCNSAASSMQNTGLCTMIIPVWVSTRSNPSKKHLTYALLDTQSDVTFITNEVARQLKSNSITPTTLKILTMTSQGSNVKCDKLTDIIIRGYTSKESIDISTCYTRDSIPHNIDHIPTNKLAQRIPHLHRIADQIPPLLDCGVGLLIGYNCSRALSPVEFIPAKGNLPYAVKTALGWCLVGSFTPSTQKQPKSIHSTLSHRISSEELTSSELLKKLEGDFSVPVKDDFVSQEDMAFLSIMNKEVVQLNNGYYYLPLPLKQGGPDLNNDLLGVLTRFRLEHVAVACDIEKMFHHFKVLPKYRDYLRFLWFSPTDPTKIVVYRMCVHLFGARSSPAVAKFALKQLASDYAKKDSSAGSFIHRNFYVDDGLISVPTISEAINLVKATQSICMKGNVRVHKLLSNERQVMQAFPKEDWAGEPNSSYSLLPAIERTLGIQWCLDTDTFQFDFKIDCCSCTRQNVLSGIATIFDPIGVLSPLLLEGRYILQMACKEKLGWDQKLPKTLEDNWKKWRGQFNSVSRISIPRCLKPASLSGSVILSQIHTFADASSIGYGACSYLRQKDRFGNVCCSFLMGKSRVAPLKVTTIPRLELQAGVLAAKQHAYLQAELDVLHCEGFLWTDSKINWVESQSNPADFASRGLEASSFLRSFWLSGPEFLLQKDFSAKNPAEFLVHDDDPEVKLKNPAYLHVINSDTQSAILDTVEKLSRWTSAVRCAALVYGTIKSRFKYHVHLSVELLERTKIWLISSVQRATMQKDYEKLTRDKMVEQSGSMWRLDPFIDENGVIRVGGRMKFSSMLYREKHPIVLPREGHITKLITEHYHRKAAHQGRTTTMAAIRSAEYWIVSSRSVVSAVIHNCVACRRLRRNTEVQKMADLPSDRTDPSSPFMQVGLDCFGPFLVKEGRKSLKKYGVIFVCLQSRAVHVELVDDMSTYAFINSLRCFIALRGNVYHIRCDRGSNFVGAANELAKAFKEMSQDHIKSFLLDRNCDFVFNSPSASHMGRVWERLIRVFRNIINGILLQSHDKLDSASIRTLFYETMSIVNSRPISKIEDDVEPLTPNHLLMIKPEMVQPPPGVFTSADMYARKRWRRVQHLVNLSWSRWKSEYLQALQNRSKWQGTKRNLKVGDIVLLKDEPVC